From the genome of Cololabis saira isolate AMF1-May2022 chromosome 4, fColSai1.1, whole genome shotgun sequence:
TCTATGGTGTATATAATTGGGACAGTTATAGTTGGACAGCTATGCACCTTTGCGTTAATCTGCAAGATGTAAGATTTtacaatttaaatgtttaaaaatgaatcaaaTAAATATGAACACATTAAAGGAAAGAAACAACACATAGATCTGGTGAGTTGATGGCAGCGAGGGTGGAGatactatattatattatattactatACTATGTTGATATAAATCATTGCAGCATTTAGTCTACCTTCAGACATTCAAATGAGAAAGGATGTTATGCAAGTGCCCCGATGCCCCATTTTACACCTGCCAGCTCTCTGTAGCACAGATAATCTGATACCTGCATGTACTAATCCTGATCTTTATCCGTGTTCACtgtattgtgtgtctgtgtctcaaCAAATCATAGCACAAACCGCTTGCCCTGCTGTTTCTTACCTCTGTCCATTGACCAGTTGGGTGACTGAGTCACTGTTAGATCCTGAAGTATATGAACCCAGTCAGGCTGCAAGTTGGATAAGTCGCAAACAATGAAGGCTAAAAGGTTGTAGCATTTTGTTGTGTCTTAATGCAAGGGCTGACTCATAAACTTTCTTGCGATATGCTGCCTCCATTTGGTATTGAGTTGTTTCCCTACATAAAGGGCCTTTATGAATTCAAATGGAGCTCAAACATGAATACAGTCATCCTAGTCTATGGATTTTTTGTTGCCctctctgttgttgtttttcgcCACAAAATAACCAATATGTCTTTTTGTAAACAGTGTTTGACAGATTAAACTCCAAAAAGTGTGGAGTTGTTTGTCCAGAGTTGCAGGTGTGTCTTTGCAAGTTCTACTGCATAATACAAtctttaaattaacattttgacCATATTCTTATAAATTATTGGGTGTTATGTAGTAAAAGAGGAAACAACCACATCATAAGTTCAAATCGATTATTTCAGTGTTTTATTGCATTGATAGGAAAATGCTCATGTTTTCTCATGAGCAGCAATACTAAGAAAAAAGGATGGTGTGCCACTgacaatcaaaaacaaaacaaaaattaaaacaaaaataaaataaaccatgcTCTGCTTGCTCCCCATCCTCAGCCTGGCCCAGTGTAGTTTTTCACTTTGTTTGTTCAGTCCATTAAGTTGCACGAAACTAAATAACCAGAACAAACAAGAGAGTACTTTTGTTGGTGTGTATCAAAgcaattataaaaataaaaacctttaaactccaattttctgtttttttcttttttttaagtttgtcaTCACATTTTAAAATTCTACAAATCGTAAAGAGCAACAAGTCCGAGCACACGAGTTTTATGCATTGCAGACAATACAAACAAGCCTACAGAATGTCTTCtattttttatgtgcaaatgtgTTAGGGTAATGCAACATATGTCATATAAACCAGTGCATAGTCATGCTTGACATGTTCACATGTAACATGCACGTACATTGATGTACAATTAAAACTGATATTCAACTAAAAGTCTTCCCATGTAAAAAATCATGTCAGGGATATCTGGAAGCAacacaaaaaaggaaataccaTCCAAGAAAGGAGGCAGACATACTTTTGGTcacgaaaaaaaataatttcaactgTTATTAGAAGCTGTTTGATCATACAACACATTCAAATGATACAAATAAAGACATTCCCTCTCTGCttcttgcttctttttttttttgcttcataaTCATTGTACATAGATTGGACGGTACAACACAAGGACAAGGATAACAAGAAACTGTACAATCAATCCAGTAAGCCATCTGAAACACTTAATGTTCCCACGTACATTTACACATTATGCAAAATATAGACAATACATAACCACCTAGATCATTCACTACTGAATACTCGACATTTCATACAGGAAATTCATGCTGTCATGTCCAACTATGGATTATATATGATGATGCTCTTACTGTATATCATATTGAATGGACTAAAAACAGCCTGGAATGAAAGATATTTCATTTTGAGAGGAAAATCTCTGAGTGAATGATCATGCCAACAAACATTTCCAAGTATTTCTTTTATCTGTTATCTGGCTTTTGGCATAATCGAACTTCATTCAAGAAGACTGTTTGGTCCCTAATTCCACATCAAGCTACAGTCTTAGAAGAAAGTAGACCTCGGGCTCAGAGGCTGAGTGGGATGGACTTGTAGGCAGGAGAGAGTCATCTGTGTAGTACCGATCTCCATAACTGTCCCCATTGGTATAATGCAATGATGAGCAAGCCCCTTCAGGAAGTCCCCTGTCCTCCAGGTCACCAAGGTAGCCTGCTATGTAAGAACCAGTGGAGTGTCTGTTGACTGGAGGATTCTGTGAGGCTGGTTTATTCCTCAGTACCACCCCACTAATGCTGGAAGTACTATTGATCACCACCCCTGGCCGAGGCTTAAGAGCATCTTGCTGTCTCTCGCGGGCACGACTGTTGATGTGACGTACTCGGCTCTGGCTACGAGAAGACAGGCGACGGGTAAGAACTGGGGGAGAATCATCAATATCTCTAGGAACAGCGGGTGATATATTTGCTGCTTGTTGCTGTGACAGTTGGGATTTTGCTTCCTGGCGCGACTGAGGGGACTGAAGGCTTTCTCCATCTCTTTCATCTCCCTCTAGGCTCACCAGCCGACGAAGCTGTTCTGTAAGTGGATCACAAGACTGTGAGCGAAACGTTGCTTCCCCTGCAGCGCCTACAGGCTTTTGCTTCCTCAAATGGGGAGTGACAAAACTGCGACTAATAATATGGTACTTGCCCTGAAAGTTGCATGATATGTCTTCAGAGGTCAAATCTCCCAAGGACTTGGACTTGCATGGGCTGGAGGCTGGGGGGCTTGTGCTAATAAACTGGAGAGGAGCTCCTAAAGATCCTACATTTGAGTGCAGTGAAGCTTTGCTTTCAACTTGTGGATGTTGCTTGCTATTTATGAGGGGAGCCTTATGTTTTCCAGACTGTTTAAGGCCATACATTTTTTCTTGACTTCGGGTATGTGGTTGTATGTCTTTAAAAGCTGAAGACTGTGGCATAAAGCAGTCATAGTCCGGGTGGTTGTATACTGCTTCACATTCGGAACTGGGGGAATATAGGCCTCTGTCTCTAGAGATGTttacagatacagaagactgACCTGGGGGGATTTCAAGAGGAGAAAACCCATTGTAGAAGCACCCCATCTGCTCGCTATCTATCTCCTTATATCCTGGCCTGTCTTGATTACGTCTATGTAGGATATGGCTACCACTATAGCTCCTCTGCTGTGTGAAGGGAATGTTAAGATCTCTGCTATTATTGAGGGCTTCAGGGGTCCTCTGAGATTTGGGGTAGCTGTTCTGATGCAGCGGAGCAGGGTTGGAGGTTCCAGACATGATATATCTTTGGCAAAGGTGAGCTTGGGAGTGGTCCTGTTGCCGATGGTGATTGGACAATTGATGAGAGAGATGATTCACTGTTGGACTTTGTGTAAATACTGCAAGAGAGGAATGTGTTGAGTACTGGACTTGCGCATATGACAAAGTTGGCTTTTGTTGTTGGGAGTAGCTGGGAGGGGACTCATGATTCTGGTAAATAGCATGGCGTTTGGATGGACTCAAAAGCCCCTCCCAGTGGTTGTCATGTCTTGATGAAGTCAGCATAAGGTCCAGCGGATCCTCATCCACATTCAGCTCCACTTCTCTAAACGCCTCTCCAGCTGAATGGTGGAGAATCTGGAGGCATTTGTTGTTTGAAGAGGAGCTCAAGTACCTTTTAGAAGTACTCTGCTCCATTTCAGATAATATTGATGGGGGGTCAGTCACCTCTTCATATACCCTTTCTTCTGGCTCTTCAATGTCTACACTCATGTCCGTATTTCTGTCCGCATTATTCCAGCCCACACTGTGCCCTTTACCTATACCTTGAATTGCCTTTGCTGGAGAGGACCCCAAACTGCTTGAAGGTGTGCTCTTGCTGGTGTCTGCCTGAACATGAAGCGCCTGTTTCTTCAGGTTGTACACTGACACAGGTAACAAAACCTCCTCATCCAGAATGGTATAGACGTCCTCAACCTCAGTGGTTTCTGGGCTTGACATGAGGGCTGGAGCAGTACCTGCTTGGGAGATCTTTTCCACTAAACAAATCTCACTATTTACATGATTTGACTTTTGAACAATCTTCTGTGGACTTGTGAGGAGTTTCCTATAAGGAGATGATGTTTTAGTGTTGACAGGAGAACCTATATCCTCCAGTGCGCGAGGCATGGCAGGCTTGAATGTTACAGTGTGGGAAGGGGGGGTATCATGAGATAATGCGGAGATGTGGTTTTGGTTATCAGTGGTTTcaaactgaccaatcagagcagaaATAGAGCCACACGAGTCTTGCTCATGGTTTAAGGAAACGGCGTCAATGAGTCTTGAGATGGTGCTATCATGTAAAGAGCAGGGACTCTTCAGATCACAGTCCATTCTGACAGAACAAATAGGGGCCACAGATGAGGTGGTATAGGAGGAAGACAAGGAGGCCGAAGTTGCAACGGTGAAGGTTGTACTATTTGACGATGTTTCTGGTTTATCGGATCTCATCCGACCATCTATTAAGGGTGAGATGCAACCGTTTTTCTCTGTTCCTTTGGCGATGTACTTTGATTTGCTGCATTCTGACTGGTAGTTGACATAATCCTCCTCCTTGATTGCTTCTCCAGCCCCAATAACCAGATAAGAAACTTCCTCTAGCTCCTcaaattttttgttttcattattcTTAGTAAGGGGAGACATGCTTGATTTAACTGAGAATGGTGATGATTCAATGTGAAAGTCCACAGAGGAAGATCTGGGCCTGTCAAATGGGCAAGCTCCTGTGGACAcagataataaatacatatgaATAAATATAAGCTTTCATTCTATATGTTATGCAGAACTCAATCCAAtgaacaaaacacaacaattaacaGTCCACCTAATGCAAGGCAAAAGCAATAGCAATACACAGACCAGACAAATGGACCACCAAGAACAACTGTGAGGGGGAAATGGAGCTGttgcatttggaaaaaaaagggggaaaaaaggaagaaatcaTGTTTGCAGATACCAGATTAGGAAAGAGATGATCAAATGGTATCACTTTGGTCAAATGGGATCAAATGGCACATCAATATGTTTCTCAGACCACTTTCAAACAAAATATACTGGGTGGACGCAATACTGGTATGCTTTTTGAATGATGCAACCGTCAGACAATAGGTATTTTAGATTACCTGCAGGAATATCCTAGTCAGTTCTCTACTATAAAAACACAGCAAATGAAGATGGGACAGAAAAGGCATGTTAAGGTATCATGGAGAGAAAGTTGTGGTCTAACAGTTTACTTGTTTAGTGTACATGAGTTTTAGGCAGGCATAGCACATTAAGAaggcaaacaaataaaaatgcttctcaCGTTCATAATGTACAAGCAATTCAGTTCAAATTGCTGTTTTAACAAATGCCAACTCCAAGTATTTAACAGTTTTATTGAAAAGTAGACTACTCTCAGATTCTTTAACTTACTTGAATAATGGAGCACTTCGAACAAAATGTACCCAGCGGTCTCAGTTATAATTGCCACAAACTGGTGTGTTGCTCTTTGATAACAGTTCATGAATATTAACAAGCTCTAATGGTAATTCGAGCAGAACAGATGCCATTTGTATATATTTTGCAGTATTATTCCAatgtttatttctcttttactTGGATAAGAAGAAAATACCTACCAATGACAGTATCTGTCCCTGCATCACGCTGTTCATTGTCTGTGGAGGAGAGGCACAGCTGCCCTTGTAGCAGCCTATCTAACGGCATGGAGATAGGTCTGTGGATAAGAGCGGGTCGAGGGTGGCGTTTCTCTGCCCCTCCTTCCTTTCCTGACGTTCCCTCCCCTCCTGGCCCCGCACCGTTGCCGTTCTTATGCTCAGATATCGAAGCCACTGACTCTGATAGCGCCATCTTGGTCTTTTTCCGTCCCTTTGCCGGGGCGCTGGCCGTGCGACGCAGGAGGTGATCACTGATGGAGCGTTTACGAAGACCAGTGGAGTTTGCGTCCACAGAGGACTTGGAGGAACGGTTGAAGAAACCCCGGATACCTCGTAGCTGATGGCCCTAAAGAAAGCGGGAAACATGCCAAAATTAAGTAAAGAAATTGCCATGCACAGGCACTTTTGATGCACTGAAAAAAACCTCTCACATTGTGGACCCAAAGTGTTCAATTTCatggaaacaataaaaacatgtcTCATGTactgaatatcaaataaaacaacagcaTGGTTCAATACAAATTACTTACAGATGGCACCCTTACTCAGGTATTTTaaccacagcaaacaagatGCAAAAAGCTTGTTTTGTTGTTCGTGCATGCACGCTTACACTGCAAATGTTATGTTGATGGAGAGACAACAAAAAGGAAatagaaaaagacaaaacagaataaaaactaaccttgtaatcaaactgtatgACCCAATGTCACCTACAAACATGTCACTAAAGATATGGCAGAACACAGACTGTTCATTTGCATCATGCATTGCTTTGTCCATGCACCACCACAGAGAGCCTAGATTTTCCGTATACCTTGTTAGCTCCTAAAAAGTGCATTATGGTAAAGCTGGGATTCAGGACTAGTGGGCTCCACTAGAGAGACAAAGGACCGAAGGAAAAGAGCTTCAGTTGACTGATGTGTTGAAAGAAACGTATTTCAACTTGAGCTGCACACTAAAATCTCTCATGACAGAAGAGGCACAACATGGTGGCGCTAAAACAAACATTACCAAAACTATGGGGTGCTTACCTTCCCGTAAACATCATGCACTGACACATGCACAAAGATGGAAGCCTCAGTCAGCCCCTCCAGGTAAACATGTCTGTAACCTGTTGTGCAGAAATTGAGGGAGAAAGAGTTTGAGCTGAAGCGTGAAGTAAAGAAAGATAACAGCTGTCATCAGACCATTGATTGTTTAGCAGTGACCTCGAGGTAAAGCGTTGGGAGCGTAGGGTCAACTGTGATAGATGGAGATTACTAAAATAACACACCAACTGGCATGGCAGAGATACAAATAAATCACATCACAGTTCACAAGACAATGTGCCCCACAGCTACTGTACTTCAAGTTCACTGTTGGtgttgctgttttgtttttttctggcggcgataaacaacaaaaagatcCTTATCATTCAAAAGAAAGCTGAAACAAAAAGAATTCTGCACAGACCAGGCATCAGGCTGCTGAAGGCAACCGTCCGTTGACCTATAAAATCCCGTCCAATTGGGTCATGATCCCAGACAAGGAAACGTACAAGTGCCACCTCAGCCATATGAagtgtgaaggacagagtttcCTCCCAAACTGGGTTAAAacctgagaaaaaaaacatatacatttttattgtaTCTCACTGAATAATATCTTACTCAAGCCGAAGCTTGTGTGTGACTTCTGAAGATAAGGGGGAAGATGGAGATGATAGAAGTGTTGAATCAAATTATGTATTTCAGTGATCAATGATCTGTGCACTAATCTTATAATACCGTCACGCTCCCAGGGCTCCATAACCTTTCTCAGAGGAGGATTTTATCCCTCCGCTGCTGGTTGCCCTGCTCTGTGGAGGCATGTCTGGGGTCAAACCAGCGGATTACTCAGTTGTGCTTCCTTTGTGCATCTAATTAATTAATCTGACTTTTGATGCCGGCAGTGCTCCAGCGTAATCATATGCAGCACAGTTTCTAATGTGTACTATGTGGACCCAAAGATACAACTTCTGGAAAGTCCCTAAtgcatgttgttgtttttgattgtgTGCTACCTTGGGCTGATTGTTCAGACTTGTGTGCGTCTTACCATTGTCATCAACTACTCGCGTCTGCTCCTTGCAGCAGTCAACTGGCAAACCAATGATCTCCACTTCAACGAAAGGATCGATAATCTGAAAGAGGAGAGAGGGCAGAAGAATTAGTTACATTTTAAGCTATGACAAAGGTTGTTTTTATGCTGAGAGCAGGTTAAACCTCTCTGAGCAGCCAAGTATAAAAGGGTAAGATGTGTGTGGTCGCAAGTTTTTGCCCCAGAGAGAGAACGACAGATGGAGAATGTGAGAGCATCGTGCTTGTGCTTTCGTGTGTTTTTACCTCTCCGCGGTCTCCCAGCATGGAGTCTGGTGGTTTGGGCAGCTGCTGCCCACTAATGATCTTGAGAATGAGCTGCTTCTTGGGGTAAGCTGGAAGTGGGTCATCACTGAATGGGTTGAAGGAGCCTACAGGGAGTAAAAGACAGCAGAGCAACAACTTTAATTAATGTCATCAATTAATTTCAACATCTAGGCCTTCTGTCACTGTTGTTTCCACAGAGCATATTTCCATATGTTTTCAGCAAGCATTGTAAAAGGTAGACATGTATATTCCAACGTCTGGCCATCTCTCTCATACGCTGTGTCTGACTATGCACAAAACACAGAAggaagacttaaaaaaaaaagtccttcaAACACAAAAATGAAAATAGTGCTAGTAGAGTTTGTGCATAAACGCTGTGAAGGATGGTGTCTGTTATATGATGCAAACTTTATTACATTTGCATTGTGTTCTAGTTAAATAATCAGTGTGTTCTTGCATTCATTTTGAACTGAAATCCCTATTTGGGTTCTTATCCCTTGTGTGTAAGATCCTCTTTATGCAAGCCTGCAGTTGATGATGAATAAATGATCCAATATTTTTACATTCTTGCAATAGTTTAATACCTGAAGCCAAAACTATTCATATTTTATGGATTTGTGTCCATGAAATCTGTTTGTTGCTATACCTTGACACATGGGAGGAGGCTTAAGAACGTAGCCGATACCTCCATTCACCATGAACTTGGCTCTGTTGAGCTGCATCATCCTCCCCTCTGTCTGATAGTTGAGGGCCActgaaacaaacataaaaataaaacaatggaaATATGCCACATCATGACACTTCCCATACCTCCCCAGATATAAACTGACCCAGTTGGTCCATGATGCTTTAGCTTCCGCTTtaaagttcatattttgaaaagcaCAAATAAGCTCAATgacaaaacatggcagacatacCCTGCACACTCACTGCCTCTGAAACTCAGGTGTAGGGAATTGACTCATGTGTTGAGAGAAACACAAACCTGGAAACTCAAACCTAATGTTGTAAGTCGTGCTTTGTTCTACGGTGAAGTGGAAAACATTGGTCAAAATGTAACTGTGAGCTGAAGATTAACACTCCCCCCCCACAATTAAGGTAAATGTAAAACATTCTGTTCAATTTTCCTCTAAAAATCAAATTTGATTGAATAATCAAGGTATCTGACATGAAGAACACACATTTataataaggcaaggcaaggtgatGTGAAATTTAAATCCTAATAAACCTTGACCAAGCCATAGTCCCACAATCAGCACTTCACGCTCCTCTAAGCAGCTGCCTAATTC
Proteins encoded in this window:
- the plch1 gene encoding 1-phosphatidylinositol 4,5-bisphosphate phosphodiesterase eta-1 isoform X3, which translates into the protein MSSRVVNKKGEPQYRRHFLTDNSISHLERCMSVMQSGTQMVKLKAGSKGLVRLFYLDEHRSCIRWKPSRKSEKAKITIDSLYKVTEGGQSDIFHRHADGGFDPACCFTVYHGNHMESLDLVTSNAEEARTWITGLRYLMAGISDEDSLAKRQRTHDQWMKQTFEEADKNGDGLLNMDEIHQLLHKLNVNLPRRKVKQMFQEADTDDKQGTLTYEEFSVFYKMMSLRRDLFLLMMAYSDRKDHLTAEELANLLRDEQKMANVTSEYAADIINMFEVSDENKKKGVMGIEGFTSFMRSPTCDIFNPLHHKVNQDMDQPLCNYFIASSHNTYLTGDQLLSHSKTDMYAWVLQSGCRCVEVDCWDGPDGEPMVQHGYTLTSKITFKSVIETINKYAFVNNKYPVILSIENHCSIQQQKKIAQHLRDIFGDKLDVGDVLRRDFKTLPSPHSLQGKILIKGKRLPAYLSADAEEGEVSDDDSADEIEEDFKLKSSNGNGHHQVESHIRKKLDSLLKESRIGDKEDTDSFSIRALLRATHQGLQKNLRQSSKGVLKKSQSRSFITTLKQKRHSKSRLSCQSVDKEEDVQEKSGKEAGGQFNRGGRKRKTMKLSRDLSNLVVFTNSVASQECLNEGTLSDVLSFSETRAQSLVNHRTEQFLAFNQRQLSRIYPSAYRIDSSNFNPQFYWNVGCHLVALNYQTEGRMMQLNRAKFMVNGGIGYVLKPPPMCQGSFNPFSDDPLPAYPKKQLILKIISGQQLPKPPDSMLGDRGEIIDPFVEVEIIGLPVDCCKEQTRVVDDNGFNPVWEETLSFTLHMAEVALVRFLVWDHDPIGRDFIGQRTVAFSSLMPGYRHVYLEGLTEASIFVHVSVHDVYGKWSPLVLNPSFTIMHFLGANKGHQLRGIRGFFNRSSKSSVDANSTGLRKRSISDHLLRRTASAPAKGRKKTKMALSESVASISEHKNGNGAGPGGEGTSGKEGGAEKRHPRPALIHRPISMPLDRLLQGQLCLSSTDNEQRDAGTDTVIGACPFDRPRSSSVDFHIESSPFSVKSSMSPLTKNNENKKFEELEEVSYLVIGAGEAIKEEDYVNYQSECSKSKYIAKGTEKNGCISPLIDGRMRSDKPETSSNSTTFTVATSASLSSSYTTSSVAPICSVRMDCDLKSPCSLHDSTISRLIDAVSLNHEQDSCGSISALIGQFETTDNQNHISALSHDTPPSHTVTFKPAMPRALEDIGSPVNTKTSSPYRKLLTSPQKIVQKSNHVNSEICLVEKISQAGTAPALMSSPETTEVEDVYTILDEEVLLPVSVYNLKKQALHVQADTSKSTPSSSLGSSPAKAIQGIGKGHSVGWNNADRNTDMSVDIEEPEERVYEEVTDPPSILSEMEQSTSKRYLSSSSNNKCLQILHHSAGEAFREVELNVDEDPLDLMLTSSRHDNHWEGLLSPSKRHAIYQNHESPPSYSQQQKPTLSYAQVQYSTHSSLAVFTQSPTVNHLSHQLSNHHRQQDHSQAHLCQRYIMSGTSNPAPLHQNSYPKSQRTPEALNNSRDLNIPFTQQRSYSGSHILHRRNQDRPGYKEIDSEQMGCFYNGFSPLEIPPGQSSVSVNISRDRGLYSPSSECEAVYNHPDYDCFMPQSSAFKDIQPHTRSQEKMYGLKQSGKHKAPLINSKQHPQVESKASLHSNVGSLGAPLQFISTSPPASSPCKSKSLGDLTSEDISCNFQGKYHIISRSFVTPHLRKQKPVGAAGEATFRSQSCDPLTEQLRRLVSLEGDERDGESLQSPQSRQEAKSQLSQQQAANISPAVPRDIDDSPPVLTRRLSSRSQSRVRHINSRARERQQDALKPRPGVVINSTSSISGVVLRNKPASQNPPVNRHSTGSYIAGYLGDLEDRGLPEGACSSLHYTNGDSYGDRYYTDDSLLPTSPSHSASEPEVYFLLRL
- the plch1 gene encoding 1-phosphatidylinositol 4,5-bisphosphate phosphodiesterase eta-1 isoform X4, producing MAELEVCKKLNLEGVERCMSVMQSGTQMVKLKAGSKGLVRLFYLDEHRSCIRWKPSRKSEKAKITIDSLYKVTEGGQSDIFHRHADGGFDPACCFTVYHGNHMESLDLVTSNAEEARTWITGLRYLMAGISDEDSLAKRQRTHDQWMKQTFEEADKNGDGLLNMDEIHQLLHKLNVNLPRRKVKQMFQEADTDDKQGTLTYEEFSVFYKMMSLRRDLFLLMMAYSDRKDHLTAEELANLLRDEQKMANVTSEYAADIINMFEVSDENKKKGVMGIEGFTSFMRSPTCDIFNPLHHKVNQDMDQPLCNYFIASSHNTYLTGDQLLSHSKTDMYAWVLQSGCRCVEVDCWDGPDGEPMVQHGYTLTSKITFKSVIETINKYAFVNNKYPVILSIENHCSIQQQKKIAQHLRDIFGDKLDVGDVLRRDFKTLPSPHSLQGKILIKGKRLPAYLSADAEEGEVSDDDSADEIEEDFKLKSSNGNGHHQVESHIRKKLDSLLKESRIGDKEDTDSFSIRALLRATHQGLQKNLRQSSKGVLKKSQSRSFITTLKQKRHSKSRLSCQSVDKEEDVQEKSGKEAGGQFNRGGRKRKTMKLSRDLSNLVVFTNSVASQECLNEGTLSDVLSFSETRAQSLVNHRTEQFLAFNQRQLSRIYPSAYRIDSSNFNPQFYWNVGCHLVALNYQTEGRMMQLNRAKFMVNGGIGYVLKPPPMCQGSFNPFSDDPLPAYPKKQLILKIISGQQLPKPPDSMLGDRGEIIDPFVEVEIIGLPVDCCKEQTRVVDDNGFNPVWEETLSFTLHMAEVALVRFLVWDHDPIGRDFIGQRTVAFSSLMPGYRHVYLEGLTEASIFVHVSVHDVYGKWSPLVLNPSFTIMHFLGANKGHQLRGIRGFFNRSSKSSVDANSTGLRKRSISDHLLRRTASAPAKGRKKTKMALSESVASISEHKNGNGAGPGGEGTSGKEGGAEKRHPRPALIHRPISMPLDRLLQGQLCLSSTDNEQRDAGTDTVIGACPFDRPRSSSVDFHIESSPFSVKSSMSPLTKNNENKKFEELEEVSYLVIGAGEAIKEEDYVNYQSECSKSKYIAKGTEKNGCISPLIDGRMRSDKPETSSNSTTFTVATSASLSSSYTTSSVAPICSVRMDCDLKSPCSLHDSTISRLIDAVSLNHEQDSCGSISALIGQFETTDNQNHISALSHDTPPSHTVTFKPAMPRALEDIGSPVNTKTSSPYRKLLTSPQKIVQKSNHVNSEICLVEKISQAGTAPALMSSPETTEVEDVYTILDEEVLLPVSVYNLKKQALHVQADTSKSTPSSSLGSSPAKAIQGIGKGHSVGWNNADRNTDMSVDIEEPEERVYEEVTDPPSILSEMEQSTSKRYLSSSSNNKCLQILHHSAGEAFREVELNVDEDPLDLMLTSSRHDNHWEGLLSPSKRHAIYQNHESPPSYSQQQKPTLSYAQVQYSTHSSLAVFTQSPTVNHLSHQLSNHHRQQDHSQAHLCQRYIMSGTSNPAPLHQNSYPKSQRTPEALNNSRDLNIPFTQQRSYSGSHILHRRNQDRPGYKEIDSEQMGCFYNGFSPLEIPPGQSSVSVNISRDRGLYSPSSECEAVYNHPDYDCFMPQSSAFKDIQPHTRSQEKMYGLKQSGKHKAPLINSKQHPQVESKASLHSNVGSLGAPLQFISTSPPASSPCKSKSLGDLTSEDISCNFQGKYHIISRSFVTPHLRKQKPVGAAGEATFRSQSCDPLTEQLRRLVSLEGDERDGESLQSPQSRQEAKSQLSQQQAANISPAVPRDIDDSPPVLTRRLSSRSQSRVRHINSRARERQQDALKPRPGVVINSTSSISGVVLRNKPASQNPPVNRHSTGSYIAGYLGDLEDRGLPEGACSSLHYTNGDSYGDRYYTDDSLLPTSPSHSASEPEVYFLLRL
- the plch1 gene encoding 1-phosphatidylinositol 4,5-bisphosphate phosphodiesterase eta-1 isoform X2; the encoded protein is MGEICSDPFGPTALSTHRVRSAFIYLSAEKQAGATILARNIFHIGGTVAVPQKCRLTQIVERCMSVMQSGTQMVKLKAGSKGLVRLFYLDEHRSCIRWKPSRKSEKAKITIDSLYKVTEGGQSDIFHRHADGGFDPACCFTVYHGNHMESLDLVTSNAEEARTWITGLRYLMAGISDEDSLAKRQRTHDQWMKQTFEEADKNGDGLLNMDEIHQLLHKLNVNLPRRKVKQMFQEADTDDKQGTLTYEEFSVFYKMMSLRRDLFLLMMAYSDRKDHLTAEELANLLRDEQKMANVTSEYAADIINMFEVSDENKKKGVMGIEGFTSFMRSPTCDIFNPLHHKVNQDMDQPLCNYFIASSHNTYLTGDQLLSHSKTDMYAWVLQSGCRCVEVDCWDGPDGEPMVQHGYTLTSKITFKSVIETINKYAFVNNKYPVILSIENHCSIQQQKKIAQHLRDIFGDKLDVGDVLRRDFKTLPSPHSLQGKILIKGKRLPAYLSADAEEGEVSDDDSADEIEEDFKLKSSNGNGHHQVESHIRKKLDSLLKESRIGDKEDTDSFSIRALLRATHQGLQKNLRQSSKGVLKKSQSRSFITTLKQKRHSKSRLSCQSVDKEEDVQEKSGKEAGGQFNRGGRKRKTMKLSRDLSNLVVFTNSVASQECLNEGTLSDVLSFSETRAQSLVNHRTEQFLAFNQRQLSRIYPSAYRIDSSNFNPQFYWNVGCHLVALNYQTEGRMMQLNRAKFMVNGGIGYVLKPPPMCQGSFNPFSDDPLPAYPKKQLILKIISGQQLPKPPDSMLGDRGEIIDPFVEVEIIGLPVDCCKEQTRVVDDNGFNPVWEETLSFTLHMAEVALVRFLVWDHDPIGRDFIGQRTVAFSSLMPGYRHVYLEGLTEASIFVHVSVHDVYGKGHQLRGIRGFFNRSSKSSVDANSTGLRKRSISDHLLRRTASAPAKGRKKTKMALSESVASISEHKNGNGAGPGGEGTSGKEGGAEKRHPRPALIHRPISMPLDRLLQGQLCLSSTDNEQRDAGTDTVIGACPFDRPRSSSVDFHIESSPFSVKSSMSPLTKNNENKKFEELEEVSYLVIGAGEAIKEEDYVNYQSECSKSKYIAKGTEKNGCISPLIDGRMRSDKPETSSNSTTFTVATSASLSSSYTTSSVAPICSVRMDCDLKSPCSLHDSTISRLIDAVSLNHEQDSCGSISALIGQFETTDNQNHISALSHDTPPSHTVTFKPAMPRALEDIGSPVNTKTSSPYRKLLTSPQKIVQKSNHVNSEICLVEKISQAGTAPALMSSPETTEVEDVYTILDEEVLLPVSVYNLKKQALHVQADTSKSTPSSSLGSSPAKAIQGIGKGHSVGWNNADRNTDMSVDIEEPEERVYEEVTDPPSILSEMEQSTSKRYLSSSSNNKCLQILHHSAGEAFREVELNVDEDPLDLMLTSSRHDNHWEGLLSPSKRHAIYQNHESPPSYSQQQKPTLSYAQVQYSTHSSLAVFTQSPTVNHLSHQLSNHHRQQDHSQAHLCQRYIMSGTSNPAPLHQNSYPKSQRTPEALNNSRDLNIPFTQQRSYSGSHILHRRNQDRPGYKEIDSEQMGCFYNGFSPLEIPPGQSSVSVNISRDRGLYSPSSECEAVYNHPDYDCFMPQSSAFKDIQPHTRSQEKMYGLKQSGKHKAPLINSKQHPQVESKASLHSNVGSLGAPLQFISTSPPASSPCKSKSLGDLTSEDISCNFQGKYHIISRSFVTPHLRKQKPVGAAGEATFRSQSCDPLTEQLRRLVSLEGDERDGESLQSPQSRQEAKSQLSQQQAANISPAVPRDIDDSPPVLTRRLSSRSQSRVRHINSRARERQQDALKPRPGVVINSTSSISGVVLRNKPASQNPPVNRHSTGSYIAGYLGDLEDRGLPEGACSSLHYTNGDSYGDRYYTDDSLLPTSPSHSASEPEVYFLLRL